From a single Streptomyces liliifuscus genomic region:
- a CDS encoding amino acid permease has translation MTSQPTLTKAGNGPEGPGEPGGPDAGLQAGLKNRHLSMIAIGGVIGAGLFVGSSSGIATAGPGILLSYALVGTMVVLVMRMLGEMSAANPTSGSFSAHADRALGRWAGFSIGWLYWFFWVVVLAIEATAGAVILESWIPAVPQWGWALIVMVVLTATNLVSVGSYGEFEFWFAGIKVVAIGAFIVIGGLAVFGVLPGVDSDTAGLGNLTDHGGFLPNGPGAILTGILLVVFSFMGSEIATLAAGESENPQRAVTKSTNSIIWRIGVFYLGSIFVVVTLLPWDSDAIQKDGSYVAALNSLGIPNAGEIMKFIVLTSVLSCLNSGLYTASRMAFSLGQRGDAPKAFARTTSRGVPMPAIIASVVFGFVAVFFNYEFPDSVFLFLVNSSGAVALFVWLVICLSQLRMRKIIERETPEKLVVRMWLYPYLTYATIALIVFVLGYMLTDTEHDGRKTVLLSLLVAAVVVGVALVLEKVRRGKARAELQKEQDSTTV, from the coding sequence ATGACCTCGCAGCCGACCCTGACGAAGGCCGGAAACGGCCCCGAAGGACCCGGAGAACCCGGAGGGCCCGACGCCGGACTCCAGGCCGGGCTCAAGAACCGTCACCTCTCGATGATCGCCATCGGCGGAGTCATCGGCGCCGGCTTGTTCGTCGGCTCCAGCTCCGGTATCGCCACCGCGGGCCCCGGCATCCTCCTGTCGTACGCCCTCGTCGGCACGATGGTCGTCCTCGTGATGCGGATGCTCGGCGAGATGTCCGCCGCGAACCCGACCTCGGGTTCGTTCTCCGCGCACGCGGACCGGGCGCTCGGCCGCTGGGCCGGCTTCTCGATCGGCTGGCTGTACTGGTTCTTCTGGGTCGTCGTGCTCGCCATCGAGGCGACCGCGGGTGCCGTGATCCTGGAGAGCTGGATCCCCGCCGTACCGCAGTGGGGCTGGGCGCTCATCGTCATGGTCGTCCTGACCGCGACGAACCTGGTCTCCGTCGGCTCGTACGGCGAGTTCGAGTTCTGGTTCGCCGGGATCAAGGTCGTCGCGATCGGCGCGTTCATCGTCATCGGCGGGCTCGCGGTCTTCGGCGTACTGCCGGGTGTCGACAGCGACACGGCAGGGCTCGGGAACCTCACCGACCACGGCGGATTCCTGCCGAACGGGCCCGGCGCGATCCTCACCGGCATCCTGCTCGTCGTCTTCTCCTTCATGGGCAGCGAGATCGCCACCCTCGCGGCGGGCGAGTCGGAGAACCCGCAGCGCGCGGTGACGAAGTCCACCAACAGCATCATCTGGCGGATCGGCGTCTTCTACCTCGGCTCGATCTTCGTCGTGGTCACGCTGCTGCCCTGGGACTCGGACGCCATCCAGAAGGACGGTTCGTACGTCGCCGCCCTGAACTCGCTCGGCATCCCGAACGCCGGCGAGATCATGAAGTTCATCGTGCTGACGTCCGTACTGTCCTGTCTCAACTCCGGCCTCTACACGGCCTCCCGCATGGCCTTCTCGCTGGGTCAGCGCGGTGACGCCCCGAAGGCCTTCGCCCGTACCACCAGCCGCGGTGTGCCGATGCCGGCGATCATCGCCTCGGTCGTCTTCGGCTTCGTGGCGGTGTTCTTCAACTACGAGTTCCCCGACTCGGTCTTCCTCTTCCTGGTCAACTCCTCCGGTGCGGTCGCCCTGTTCGTCTGGCTCGTCATCTGCCTCTCGCAGCTGCGGATGCGGAAGATCATCGAGCGCGAGACGCCGGAGAAGCTCGTCGTGCGGATGTGGCTGTACCCGTATCTGACGTACGCGACGATCGCGCTGATCGTCTTCGTCCTCGGCTACATGCTCACCGACACCGAGCACGACGGCCGCAAGACGGTACTGCTGTCGCTTCTCGTCGCGGCCGTCGTCGTCGGCGTCGCGCTGGTCCTGGAGAAGGTGCGGCGCGGCAAGGCCCGGGCCGAGCTCCAGAAGGAGCAGGACTCCACCACGGTCTGA
- a CDS encoding ribose-5-phosphate isomerase, translated as MRVYLGSDHAGFELKNHLVEWLRAAGHEPVDCGPLIYDAQDDYPPFCLRAAERTAADPGSLGIVIGGSGNGEQIAANKVEGVRAALAWSEQTAALGREHNDANVVAVGARMHTEEEATKFVEIFLGTPFSGDERHIRRIDMLSTYETTGTLPEIPAHHPQG; from the coding sequence ATGCGCGTGTATCTCGGCTCCGACCATGCCGGTTTCGAACTCAAGAACCACCTCGTCGAGTGGCTCAGGGCGGCCGGGCACGAGCCCGTCGACTGCGGACCCCTCATCTATGACGCCCAGGACGACTACCCGCCGTTCTGCCTCCGCGCGGCGGAGCGCACGGCGGCCGACCCGGGCTCGCTGGGCATCGTGATCGGCGGCTCGGGCAACGGCGAGCAGATCGCGGCGAACAAGGTCGAGGGGGTGCGGGCCGCTCTCGCGTGGAGTGAGCAGACCGCGGCGCTCGGGCGGGAGCACAACGACGCCAACGTGGTGGCCGTCGGTGCGCGGATGCACACCGAGGAGGAGGCGACCAAGTTCGTCGAGATCTTCCTCGGCACCCCGTTCTCCGGTGACGAGCGCCACATCCGCCGCATCGACATGCTGTCGACGTACGAGACGACGGGCACCCTCCCGGAGATCCCGGCCCACCACCCGCAGGGCTAG
- a CDS encoding Fpg/Nei family DNA glycosylase, giving the protein MPEGHTIHRLAEDCIGGFGGRRAHVTSPQGKFTDAAALLNGTEFTTAEAHGKHLFLRFESEDWIHIHLGLFGKVNFGTTPAPPPTDTVRLRLANDTTYVDLRGPTTCTLITDAEKQAIHARLGPDPLREDAEPARAYTRVARSRTTIAALLMDQKIIAGVGNVYRAEVLFRHGIDPYRAGRDITTAEWDAMWADLVALMREGVRNNRIDTVRPEHEPEAMGRPPRKDDHGGEVYVYRRANLPCLICGGEIRTADLAARNLFWCPTCQKA; this is encoded by the coding sequence GTGCCCGAAGGGCACACCATTCATCGGCTGGCCGAGGACTGCATCGGCGGCTTCGGTGGACGCAGGGCGCACGTCACCAGCCCCCAGGGCAAGTTCACAGACGCCGCGGCCCTCCTGAACGGCACGGAATTCACCACGGCGGAGGCCCACGGCAAACACCTCTTCCTCCGCTTCGAGTCCGAGGACTGGATCCACATCCACCTCGGCCTCTTCGGCAAGGTGAACTTCGGCACCACCCCCGCACCCCCGCCCACGGACACGGTCCGCCTGAGACTGGCGAACGACACCACGTACGTGGACCTCCGCGGCCCCACCACCTGCACGCTGATCACGGACGCGGAGAAGCAGGCGATACACGCCCGCCTGGGCCCGGACCCCCTGCGCGAGGACGCGGAACCGGCCCGCGCGTACACCCGCGTCGCCCGCAGCCGTACGACGATCGCAGCCCTCCTCATGGACCAGAAGATCATCGCGGGAGTGGGCAACGTCTACCGCGCCGAGGTCCTCTTCCGGCACGGCATCGACCCGTACAGAGCGGGCAGGGACATCACGACGGCCGAGTGGGACGCGATGTGGGCGGACCTGGTCGCGCTCATGCGCGAGGGCGTCCGCAACAACCGCATCGACACCGTCCGCCCGGAGCACGAACCGGAGGCGATGGGCCGCCCGCCGCGCAAGGACGACCACGGCGGCGAGGTCTACGTGTACCGCAGGGCCAACCTGCCCTGCCTCATCTGTGGCGGCGAGATCCGCACCGCCGATCTCGCCGCCCGCAACCTCTTCTGGTGCCCGACCTGCCAGAAGGCCTGA
- a CDS encoding GNAT family N-acetyltransferase: MTTELRVLRPDDWDKWYGNLELAFGGVAESPEERSLWSDLTEHDRFVGAWDGDDCVGTAGAFTFRVTVPGGAAVQAAGVTMVSVSSTHRRRGVLRSMMRRQLDDVRSWGEPLAVLTASEPVIYGRFGYGVATHQLRAEIDTSRVRLSVPAGTDDVRLRLVAPDAPAVRDACEAVYARHVAVRPGMLERRPGWERLPLLDPESDRKGTSPLQCVLAERDGEVVGYTRYFNKPDWDSAGPNGAIELRDLEALDPAAYAALWQHLFGIDLTSTVKTHSRPVDDAWQHLVSDVRRCGISLRDSLYVRLVDVGAALEARTYQAPVDVVFEVEDAFCPWNEGRWRLTGDTKGASCARTADAPDLTLSVRELGSAYLGGVSLASLAAAGRVRELRQGALAEASLGFSSVVAPWLPHGF; the protein is encoded by the coding sequence ATGACGACAGAACTGCGCGTGCTGCGCCCGGACGACTGGGACAAGTGGTACGGGAACCTGGAGCTCGCGTTCGGCGGGGTCGCGGAATCCCCCGAGGAGAGGTCGCTGTGGAGCGACCTCACGGAGCACGACCGCTTCGTCGGCGCCTGGGACGGCGACGACTGTGTGGGCACGGCCGGGGCGTTCACGTTCCGGGTCACCGTCCCGGGCGGCGCCGCCGTGCAGGCGGCCGGCGTCACGATGGTGAGCGTCTCCTCGACGCACCGCAGGCGTGGTGTGCTGCGGTCGATGATGCGGCGCCAGCTGGACGACGTACGGTCCTGGGGCGAGCCGCTCGCCGTGCTCACGGCGTCCGAGCCCGTCATCTACGGCCGGTTCGGCTACGGCGTGGCGACGCACCAACTGCGCGCCGAGATCGACACGTCCCGGGTGCGGCTGTCGGTGCCGGCGGGCACGGACGACGTACGGCTGCGGCTCGTGGCACCGGACGCACCTGCCGTACGCGACGCCTGCGAGGCCGTGTACGCGCGTCATGTGGCCGTCCGGCCCGGGATGCTGGAGCGCAGGCCCGGCTGGGAGCGGCTGCCGCTGCTCGACCCGGAGAGCGACCGCAAGGGCACGTCGCCGCTGCAGTGCGTGCTCGCGGAGCGGGACGGCGAAGTGGTCGGCTACACCCGGTACTTCAACAAGCCGGACTGGGACTCGGCGGGCCCCAACGGCGCCATCGAGCTGCGCGATCTGGAGGCGCTCGACCCGGCCGCGTACGCCGCGCTGTGGCAGCACCTCTTCGGCATCGACCTGACGTCGACGGTGAAGACGCACAGCCGTCCCGTCGACGACGCCTGGCAGCACCTGGTCTCCGACGTCCGGCGGTGCGGCATCTCGCTCCGGGACTCGCTGTACGTGCGGCTCGTCGATGTCGGCGCGGCGCTTGAGGCGCGGACGTACCAGGCGCCGGTGGACGTCGTGTTCGAGGTCGAGGACGCCTTCTGCCCCTGGAACGAGGGGCGTTGGCGGCTCACGGGTGACACGAAGGGGGCGTCCTGCGCGCGGACGGCCGACGCGCCCGATCTGACCCTGTCCGTACGGGAGTTGGGGTCGGCCTATCTCGGTGGCGTCTCCCTCGCCTCGCTCGCCGCGGCGGGGCGGGTGCGGGAGTTGCGCCAGGGCGCCCTCGCGGAGGCCTCGCTCGGCTTCTCCTCCGTCGTGGCGCCCTGGCTGCCGCACGGTTTCTGA
- a CDS encoding PP2C family protein-serine/threonine phosphatase, protein MAAGRERRAEADTFTARLKKQVHRVRTGLRRSAVDYFRGDGSDWVALAGLLLTIPVIACLTLMNSVWCSPALLVLPIVAGGLLLRPSSLLGLYAAAATALIVESVKLGPYTEGPSRVTPGIVLVVAACGFFGLLIAQFRSRVGVPWRRGGTMLFDLRERIRVQSKLPKLPMGWHREMALRPAGGQSFSGDFVVAARTNGGRTLEAVLTDVSGKGMDAGSRALLLSGAFGGLLGSLPPHAFLPAANGYLLRQDWDEGFATSIHLVLDLDSGDYELFSAGHPPGLQLSAGSGRWEEKAAEGPLLGVYDGAQFDPVKGSLRPGDVLMLFTDGLVETSDRDIVEGIDRLTGEADRYVAGGFHGAAWHLIEAVAKDVNDDRALLLICREGATTGPATV, encoded by the coding sequence ATGGCAGCAGGACGAGAGCGGCGCGCTGAAGCCGATACGTTCACGGCCCGGTTGAAGAAGCAGGTTCACCGGGTCCGCACCGGCCTGCGCAGATCCGCTGTCGACTACTTCCGCGGCGACGGCTCCGACTGGGTCGCGCTCGCCGGTCTGCTGCTGACCATTCCCGTGATCGCCTGCCTCACACTCATGAACTCGGTCTGGTGCTCGCCGGCGCTGCTGGTCCTGCCGATCGTCGCCGGCGGGCTGCTGCTGCGGCCGTCGAGCCTGCTCGGGCTGTACGCGGCGGCCGCCACCGCGCTGATCGTGGAGTCCGTGAAACTCGGGCCGTACACGGAAGGGCCCTCCCGGGTGACGCCCGGGATCGTGCTGGTCGTGGCCGCGTGCGGGTTCTTCGGGCTGCTGATCGCCCAGTTCCGCAGCCGGGTGGGTGTGCCGTGGCGGCGGGGCGGGACCATGCTGTTCGACCTGCGCGAGCGGATCCGGGTGCAGAGCAAGTTGCCGAAGCTGCCGATGGGTTGGCATCGGGAGATGGCCCTGCGGCCGGCCGGTGGGCAGTCGTTCTCCGGCGACTTCGTCGTCGCTGCCCGTACGAACGGGGGCCGCACGCTTGAGGCCGTCCTGACGGACGTCTCCGGCAAGGGGATGGACGCGGGGTCGCGTGCGCTGCTGTTGTCCGGGGCGTTCGGGGGGCTGCTGGGCTCGCTTCCCCCGCACGCGTTCCTGCCCGCGGCGAACGGGTATCTGCTCCGGCAGGACTGGGACGAGGGATTCGCCACGTCGATCCATCTGGTCCTGGACCTGGACTCGGGCGACTACGAGTTGTTCTCCGCCGGGCATCCGCCGGGTCTTCAGCTCAGCGCGGGGAGTGGGCGCTGGGAGGAGAAGGCCGCGGAGGGGCCGTTGCTCGGGGTGTACGACGGGGCCCAGTTCGACCCCGTGAAGGGGTCGTTGCGGCCCGGGGACGTTCTGATGCTCTTCACGGACGGGCTGGTCGAGACGTCCGACCGGGACATCGTCGAGGGCATCGACCGCCTCACCGGCGAGGCCGACCGGTACGTGGCCGGGGGTTTCCACGGCGCCGCGTGGCACCTCATCGAGGCGGTCGCGAAGGACGTGAACGACGATCGGGCGCTGTTGCTGATCTGCCGCGAGGGTGCGACGACTGGGCCGGCGACGGTGTGA
- a CDS encoding cation:proton antiporter, which yields MGGAFLAAAVLARAGARIGLPTIPLFILAGILLGPHTPGIVLVSDPHDMEMLSALGLVLLLFYLGLEFHMDDLKAGGRRMALAGGTYLVLNVGAGLGFGFALGWGTSEALVLAGVLGISSSAIVTKVLVDTGRLGNPETKPILGIIVVEDIFLALYLAALQPVLSGANSLGAAVLDGGKAFAFLLLLALAARFGTRVVGRLFATKDDELLVISFLGAAVFMAGVSEWFGVADAIGAFMVGLMLGSTSSGERIRKLVHPLRDAFGAMFFFAFGLSIDPGDLPTVLWPVLAAVALTLVMNVLAGLGAARVYGFGAGPAANISTTLLARGEFALILATMAAVAGLDERLSPFIAGYVLLLAVLGPLAAGRSGWLARVLPGGRSDVEVERDVVRVG from the coding sequence ATGGGCGGTGCCTTTCTGGCCGCCGCCGTTCTCGCCCGCGCGGGTGCCCGTATCGGGCTCCCCACGATTCCCCTCTTCATCCTGGCCGGAATACTGCTCGGCCCCCACACGCCCGGCATCGTGCTCGTCTCGGACCCGCACGACATGGAGATGCTCTCCGCACTCGGCCTGGTCCTGCTGCTCTTCTACCTCGGCCTCGAGTTCCACATGGACGACCTCAAGGCGGGCGGGCGCCGGATGGCCCTCGCCGGTGGGACCTACCTCGTGCTGAACGTCGGCGCGGGCCTGGGCTTCGGGTTCGCCCTCGGCTGGGGCACCTCCGAGGCGCTGGTCCTCGCCGGGGTGCTGGGCATCTCGTCGTCCGCGATCGTGACGAAGGTGCTCGTGGACACGGGGCGGCTCGGCAACCCCGAGACCAAGCCGATCCTCGGCATCATCGTCGTCGAGGACATCTTCCTCGCCCTTTATCTGGCGGCCCTCCAGCCGGTCCTGTCCGGCGCGAACTCCCTCGGCGCGGCCGTCCTCGACGGCGGCAAGGCCTTCGCCTTCCTGCTGCTGCTCGCCCTCGCGGCGCGGTTCGGTACTCGGGTGGTGGGGCGGCTCTTCGCCACCAAGGACGACGAGCTGCTGGTCATCTCCTTCCTCGGGGCGGCCGTGTTCATGGCGGGCGTCTCGGAGTGGTTCGGGGTGGCGGACGCGATCGGGGCGTTCATGGTCGGGCTGATGCTCGGCAGCACCTCCTCCGGGGAGCGGATACGGAAGCTGGTGCATCCGCTGCGGGACGCCTTCGGCGCGATGTTCTTCTTCGCGTTCGGGCTGTCCATCGATCCCGGTGATCTGCCGACCGTGCTCTGGCCCGTGCTCGCCGCGGTGGCGCTGACGCTCGTCATGAACGTGCTGGCCGGGCTCGGGGCGGCTCGTGTGTACGGGTTCGGGGCCGGGCCCGCCGCCAACATCTCCACGACGCTGCTTGCTCGGGGGGAGTTTGCGTTGATCCTTGCGACGATGGCTGCGGTGGCGGGGCTCGATGAGCGGCTGTCGCCGTTCATCGCGGGGTATGTGTTGCTGCTGGCCGTTCTTGGGCCGTTGGCCGCGGGGCGGTCGGGGTGGCTGGCTCGGGTGTTGCCCGGGGGGCGGTCCGACGTCGAAGTGGAACGGGACGTGGTCCGCGTCGGCTGA
- a CDS encoding ABC transporter ATP-binding protein, whose amino-acid sequence MGLRRKRYEDGDAVGSTTGPAVARQGPTGPVGDCAVELRGVRRQYGRGASAVHALRGIDLALPRGSFTAVMGPSGSGKSTFLQCAAGLDRPSGGTVSLGGTDITGMSENKLTALRRSRLGFVFQAFNLLPSLTVEQNVVLPMRLAGHRPDRRRAAAVLGQVGLDGLGRRRPGQLSGGQQQRVAIARALVTRPDVVFADEPTGALDTTTAAEVLGLLRQAVDGLGATVVMVTHDPAAAAWSDRVLFLADGSIIDHLERAPADRIAARMASLAAPSYSGAAA is encoded by the coding sequence ATGGGGCTGCGCAGGAAGCGGTACGAGGACGGGGACGCCGTAGGGAGCACGACCGGCCCGGCGGTCGCCAGGCAGGGTCCGACCGGCCCGGTGGGGGACTGTGCCGTCGAACTGAGGGGCGTGCGGCGGCAGTACGGGCGCGGCGCCTCCGCCGTGCACGCCCTGCGCGGCATCGACCTCGCGCTCCCGCGCGGCAGCTTCACCGCCGTGATGGGACCGTCCGGCTCGGGCAAGTCCACGTTCCTGCAGTGCGCGGCCGGCCTCGACCGGCCGAGCGGCGGCACGGTCAGCCTCGGTGGCACGGACATCACGGGCATGAGCGAGAACAAGCTGACGGCGCTGCGGCGTTCGCGCCTCGGGTTCGTCTTCCAGGCGTTCAACCTGCTGCCGTCCCTGACGGTCGAGCAGAACGTGGTGCTGCCGATGCGGCTGGCGGGTCACCGGCCCGACCGGCGCCGGGCGGCAGCCGTCCTCGGTCAGGTGGGCCTCGACGGCCTGGGGCGCCGACGCCCCGGCCAACTCTCCGGCGGACAGCAGCAGCGCGTCGCCATCGCCCGCGCCCTCGTCACCCGGCCCGATGTCGTCTTCGCGGACGAGCCCACCGGCGCCCTCGACACGACCACCGCGGCCGAGGTTCTCGGCCTGCTGAGGCAGGCCGTGGACGGGCTCGGTGCCACGGTCGTCATGGTCACCCACGACCCGGCGGCCGCCGCCTGGTCCGACCGCGTCCTGTTCCTCGCCGACGGCTCGATCATCGACCACCTGGAGCGTGCCCCGGCCGACCGGATCGCCGCCCGCATGGCGTCGCTGGCCGCGCCCTCCTACTCGGGAGCGGCAGCCTGA
- a CDS encoding FtsX-like permease family protein, with product MFVPNGLARAAVRFKPAAFVGTFVALAMAALIVSACGILLETGLRASVPPVRYADAPVVAAADQRAHLVTGHGDDREDDAVPVPGRVWLHNSLVAKAGSVPGARAAVPDVTFPVQTRAGEQVTAHGWGSTAFTGERLTSGQAPGAGEVALTKSVLTNGRVGDRVTLTTADGPRTFRVSGVVQAEAPTAWFTDTEAVGVSGHPGRVDAIAVLPKQGVSAGALKSQVEQALGNRADVYTGRDRGTVEDSSLAEAKELLVALGGSFGGIAATVAVFTGMGTVALSVAQRAREFALLRAIGTTPRQIRRSIATETLLVAPLAGLVGLLPGIALAGWWFGQLKDKGAIPQAVDLSVSYIPLLSAVGAVLLAALLAGYAAARRPARIKPGQALTEASVERLRPGWIRTPLGIAAAAGGCVCAGLAASLTGEDAANAALGIVMLFMLAVALLGPLVARACAALFGLPLRGAGASASLAAANSRTNARRLASAITPIVLAMAFSSVLVFMHTSEERVTQEQQRDGIVADHIVTSDGGLAPDAVRAASRAPEVTAAVGLLKTEVLVRANGMLDSASTQGVTGSARDLARVQDLKVEKGALSLERGEIAVDASLAENAGAGVGDRMELRLPDGTKTSPRVVATYERGMGLSQVTMGQADLASHVGSAFLTEVWTKGGSASDLAKVGTVLDRADYTTAQSLDRELNAWANTVMAAVLGGFAAVAAANTLVMTVLDRRRELGTLRLIGSTRRQVMRMIRWEALLVALAGIALGTAIALATLVPMMKGLTGQAPYIPPLVYGSFAAAIVILGLTAATVPARAAIRGTLDA from the coding sequence ATGTTCGTGCCCAACGGCCTCGCCCGCGCCGCCGTCCGCTTCAAGCCCGCGGCCTTCGTGGGCACGTTCGTCGCGCTCGCCATGGCCGCACTGATCGTCTCGGCCTGCGGGATCCTCCTGGAGACGGGCCTGCGGGCCTCGGTTCCGCCCGTCCGCTACGCCGACGCCCCGGTGGTCGCCGCCGCCGACCAGCGGGCCCACCTCGTCACAGGCCACGGCGACGACCGCGAGGACGACGCCGTACCGGTCCCGGGCAGGGTCTGGCTCCACAACTCCCTGGTGGCGAAGGCCGGTTCGGTGCCCGGGGCGCGGGCTGCGGTCCCGGACGTGACCTTCCCCGTCCAGACGCGTGCGGGTGAGCAGGTCACCGCGCACGGCTGGGGCTCCACCGCCTTCACCGGTGAACGGCTGACGTCCGGACAGGCTCCCGGGGCGGGCGAAGTCGCCCTGACGAAGAGCGTCCTCACGAACGGCAGGGTGGGCGACCGCGTCACCCTCACCACGGCCGACGGCCCTCGCACCTTCCGCGTGTCCGGGGTCGTACAGGCCGAGGCGCCCACCGCCTGGTTCACCGACACCGAAGCCGTAGGCGTCTCGGGGCACCCCGGCCGCGTCGACGCCATCGCCGTCCTCCCGAAGCAGGGTGTGTCGGCCGGGGCCCTCAAGTCCCAGGTGGAGCAGGCTCTCGGCAACCGCGCCGACGTGTACACCGGGCGCGACCGCGGCACCGTCGAGGACTCCTCCCTCGCCGAGGCCAAGGAACTGCTCGTCGCGCTCGGCGGCTCCTTCGGCGGTATCGCCGCGACCGTCGCCGTCTTCACCGGGATGGGCACCGTGGCGCTGTCCGTCGCCCAACGCGCCCGGGAGTTCGCCCTGTTGCGGGCCATCGGTACGACCCCGCGTCAGATCCGCCGCTCCATCGCCACCGAGACCCTGCTCGTCGCACCCCTGGCCGGCCTGGTCGGCCTCCTGCCCGGGATCGCGCTGGCCGGCTGGTGGTTCGGACAGCTCAAGGACAAGGGCGCGATCCCGCAGGCCGTCGACCTGTCCGTCTCGTACATCCCGCTGCTCTCGGCCGTCGGCGCGGTCCTCCTCGCCGCGCTGCTCGCCGGGTACGCGGCCGCCCGTCGCCCGGCGCGGATCAAGCCGGGCCAGGCGCTCACCGAGGCCTCCGTGGAGCGGCTGCGCCCGGGCTGGATCCGTACGCCGCTCGGGATCGCGGCGGCCGCCGGAGGCTGCGTCTGCGCGGGGCTCGCCGCGTCGCTGACCGGTGAGGACGCGGCCAACGCGGCGCTGGGCATCGTCATGCTGTTCATGCTGGCCGTGGCGCTGCTCGGGCCACTGGTCGCCCGTGCCTGCGCCGCCCTGTTCGGACTTCCGCTGCGCGGCGCGGGCGCGTCCGCCTCACTCGCCGCCGCCAACTCCCGTACGAACGCCCGTCGGCTGGCCTCCGCGATCACCCCGATCGTCCTCGCGATGGCCTTCTCGTCCGTCCTCGTCTTCATGCACACCAGTGAGGAGCGGGTCACCCAGGAGCAGCAGCGGGACGGCATCGTTGCCGACCACATCGTGACATCGGACGGGGGATTGGCTCCGGACGCGGTGCGCGCGGCCTCCCGAGCACCCGAAGTCACCGCCGCCGTAGGCCTGTTGAAGACCGAGGTGCTCGTGCGGGCGAACGGGATGCTGGACTCCGCCTCCACCCAGGGCGTCACGGGCTCGGCGCGGGATCTGGCCCGCGTGCAGGACCTGAAGGTCGAGAAGGGCGCCCTGTCCCTGGAGCGCGGCGAGATCGCGGTCGACGCCTCGCTGGCCGAGAACGCCGGCGCCGGGGTGGGCGACCGGATGGAACTGCGCCTGCCCGACGGCACGAAGACGTCCCCGCGCGTCGTGGCGACGTACGAGCGTGGCATGGGGCTGTCCCAGGTCACCATGGGGCAGGCCGACCTGGCGTCCCATGTCGGCTCCGCCTTCCTCACGGAGGTCTGGACGAAGGGCGGGAGCGCGAGCGATCTCGCGAAGGTGGGCACCGTCCTGGACCGCGCGGACTACACGACCGCCCAGTCCCTCGACCGCGAGCTCAACGCCTGGGCGAACACCGTCATGGCGGCCGTCCTCGGCGGATTCGCGGCCGTCGCCGCCGCCAACACCCTGGTGATGACGGTCCTCGACCGCCGGCGCGAGCTGGGAACACTGCGGCTCATCGGTTCCACCCGCCGCCAGGTGATGCGCATGATCCGCTGGGAGGCGCTGCTCGTCGCCCTCGCCGGCATCGCCCTCGGCACGGCCATCGCGCTCGCCACGCTCGTCCCGATGATGAAGGGCCTCACGGGCCAGGCACCGTACATACCCCCGCTGGTGTACGGCTCCTTCGCGGCGGCCATTGTGATCCTCGGCCTGACAGCGGCGACCGTACCGGCGCGGGCCGCGATACGGGGCACACTCGACGCATGA
- a CDS encoding HD domain-containing protein, with protein sequence MTENERRVTERPLLTLTEVEALARNAHAAQTDKAGRPYAEHLRAVADGVRERGGDEEQIAAAWLHDSVEDDALSEDWLREAALSRRTKDIVLALTKRQGEPPESYADRILATPGALLVKESDLAHNANPTRLAALDEFTRARLTQKYTKMRKLLGLAKAP encoded by the coding sequence ATGACCGAGAACGAGCGCCGAGTGACCGAGAGACCCCTGCTGACCCTCACCGAGGTCGAGGCCCTGGCCCGGAACGCGCACGCCGCCCAGACGGACAAGGCGGGCCGCCCGTACGCCGAGCACCTGCGGGCCGTGGCCGACGGGGTGCGGGAGCGCGGCGGGGACGAGGAGCAGATCGCCGCCGCCTGGCTGCACGACTCCGTCGAGGACGACGCGCTCTCCGAGGACTGGCTCCGCGAGGCCGCCCTGTCCCGGCGCACGAAGGACATCGTGCTGGCCCTCACCAAGCGGCAGGGCGAGCCCCCGGAGTCCTACGCCGACCGCATCCTGGCCACCCCGGGAGCCCTCCTGGTGAAGGAGTCCGACCTGGCCCACAACGCGAACCCGACCCGCCTGGCGGCCCTGGACGAGTTCACCCGAGCCCGCCTGACCCAGAAGTACACAAAAATGCGCAAACTCCTGGGCCTGGCAAAGGCCCCGTAA